A genome region from Solanum pennellii chromosome 12, SPENNV200 includes the following:
- the LOC107006081 gene encoding uncharacterized protein LOC107006081 has protein sequence MANLTKLEFTALQSLGRNYLSWVLDAEIHLDAMGLGDTIKEENKASNQNIARAMIFLRHHLDEILKIEYLTVKDPLVLWKNLKERFDHLKMVIHPKARYDWMHLRLQDFKSIHEYNSAMFRITSQLKLCGETQQYREKGFKKYSGLISHLFVAEQNNDLLLKNHENRPTGSESLPEVNEAYAHHARRGKGCGPNRGRGRGRDRDRNYGQERNSIPGINHSSNKKEKRKDEKREATREGCFRCGGRGHYARDCRTPKHLVEI, from the exons atggccAATCTTACAAAATTAGAGTTCACTGCCCTTCAAAGTTTGGGCAGGAACTACCTCTCATGGGTGTTGGATGCTGAAATCCACCTTGATGCAATGGGTCTTGGAGAcaccataaaagaagaaaataaggcaTCAAATCAAAACATTGCACGAGCAATGATATTCTTGCGTCATCATCTTGACGAGATTCTGAAAATTGAATATCTGACAGTTAAGGATCCACTTGTTTTGTGGAAAAACCTAAAAGAAAGATTTGACCACTTGAAGATGGTCATACATCCAAAGGCACGATATGATTGGATGCATCTAAGGCTACAAGACTTTAAGTCTATACATGAGTACAATTCTGCCATGTTCAGAATCACTTCtcaattgaaattatgtggagaaacg CAACAATATCGAGAGAAAGGTTTCAAAAAGTATTCTGGACTAATTTCTCATCTTTTTGTGGCCgaacaaaataatgatttattattgaaaaatcatgAGAATCGACCTACTGGATCTGAATCACTTCCTGAAGTGAATGAGGCGTACGCCCACCATGCTAGGCGTGGAAAAGGTTGCGGTCCTAATCGTGGTCGTGGACGTGGACGTGATCGTGATCGTAATTATGGTCAAGAACGTAATTCTATTCCTGGCAttaatcattcatcaaataaaaaggaaaaaagaaaggatgagAAACGTGAAGCAACTAGGGAAGGTTGTTTTCGATGTGGTGGAAGAGGTCATTATGCACGTGATTGTCGTACTCCCAAACACTTGGTTGAGATTTAA